A genomic stretch from Sporocytophaga myxococcoides DSM 11118 includes:
- a CDS encoding sterol desaturase family protein encodes MEDKGFTTNKPKNSGTKQLFDNPILERLSRTHISIPISIFVLISGILLFYAFKYTTLPGYLIPLLFLGGFLFFTLIEYLVHRFVFHMEPTSNFKKKIQYNMHGVHHEFPKDKDRLAMPPLLSITLAVIFFVIFYSLMNTKVFGFLPGLLMGYASYLFVHYIVHAYAPPKNIFKELWVNHAIHHYKDNSTVFGVSSPLWDYVFGTMPPKKK; translated from the coding sequence ATGGAAGATAAAGGATTTACTACAAATAAGCCGAAGAATAGTGGTACTAAGCAATTATTCGACAATCCAATATTAGAAAGACTGAGCAGAACACATATATCAATACCGATTTCGATTTTTGTTTTGATATCAGGCATTCTATTATTTTACGCGTTCAAATATACTACCCTGCCCGGGTATCTGATTCCACTGTTGTTTCTAGGTGGATTTCTGTTTTTTACTCTGATTGAATATCTTGTCCATCGTTTTGTATTCCACATGGAGCCTACAAGCAATTTCAAGAAAAAGATCCAGTATAATATGCATGGGGTGCATCATGAATTTCCAAAAGATAAAGACAGGCTTGCCATGCCTCCATTATTGAGCATCACGCTTGCAGTCATTTTCTTTGTAATTTTCTATTCTTTAATGAATACCAAGGTGTTCGGGTTTTTGCCGGGGCTGCTTATGGGATATGCCTCTTACTTATTTGTTCATTATATAGTACATGCTTATGCTCCTCCAAAGAATATCTTTAAAGAACTTTGGGTGAACCATGCAATACATCACTATAAGGATAATTCTACTGTGTTTGGTGTGTCTTCACCACTGTGGGATTATGTATTTGGTACTATGCCTCCCAAAAAGAAATAA
- a CDS encoding Do family serine endopeptidase, producing MKAKHIVLLALVTSLLGGAVSIFGYKYLVGEKYIYSVQNRPPVVLSNYSADTASVVVPEGLNFIHAADAARPAVVHIKTSYEPKSQGQQKVYPGGPMDQMLKDFFGEGFSMPEGNYQNSGPQEASGSGVIISADGYIITNNHVVENADKIEVVLNDKRSFTGKLLGTDPSTDLALVKIEENDLPTVTYGNSDNVKIGEWVLAVGNPFNLTSTVTAGIVSAKARNINILKSKDNLAIESFIQTDAVVNPGNSGGALVNLRGELIGINTAIASPTGSYAGYSFAVPVALVKKVIKDLAEYGTVQRALLGVSIMEINSTLAKEKGLKDVTGVYVASVNQSSAADKAGLKEGDVITHVNQVPVNSSASLQENVARFRPGDKIKVKYVRDGKEQEVDAVLMNTKGNTQLVKKEDVTASTKTVGASLIDLSKEEMKKLGIDGGAKVTKLLPGKFKDAGIKEGFIITSLDKQKVKNAEDLMHYLDSNKSEGTLVGGVYPNGQKAYYAVAW from the coding sequence ATGAAAGCAAAACACATTGTTCTTCTGGCTCTCGTCACGTCTTTGCTTGGTGGGGCCGTTTCCATTTTCGGGTACAAATACCTGGTTGGAGAAAAGTATATTTATTCTGTACAAAACAGGCCACCTGTTGTCCTTTCCAATTATTCTGCAGATACAGCTTCTGTTGTAGTGCCGGAAGGACTTAATTTTATTCATGCTGCTGATGCTGCAAGACCTGCAGTAGTCCACATCAAAACTTCTTATGAACCAAAAAGTCAGGGACAGCAGAAAGTCTACCCGGGAGGACCAATGGATCAGATGTTGAAGGATTTCTTCGGAGAAGGATTTTCAATGCCTGAAGGAAACTATCAAAACAGTGGACCTCAGGAAGCATCAGGCTCTGGTGTTATCATTTCTGCGGATGGATATATCATTACCAACAACCACGTGGTTGAAAATGCAGATAAAATAGAAGTTGTTCTTAATGACAAAAGAAGCTTCACAGGAAAGCTTCTAGGTACAGACCCTTCAACGGATTTGGCTCTTGTGAAAATCGAAGAGAATGATCTTCCTACTGTGACTTACGGTAATTCAGATAATGTAAAAATCGGAGAATGGGTATTAGCTGTTGGTAACCCGTTTAATCTTACTTCAACAGTTACAGCTGGTATCGTAAGTGCAAAAGCAAGAAACATCAATATTCTGAAGAGCAAAGACAATCTTGCAATAGAGTCTTTTATTCAGACAGATGCTGTTGTAAATCCAGGAAATAGTGGAGGTGCCCTAGTTAACCTTAGAGGTGAGCTAATAGGTATTAATACTGCCATTGCTTCTCCAACTGGTTCTTATGCTGGTTATTCTTTTGCAGTGCCTGTTGCCTTGGTAAAGAAAGTTATAAAAGATCTGGCTGAATATGGTACTGTTCAAAGAGCATTACTTGGAGTTAGTATCATGGAGATCAACTCAACTCTTGCAAAAGAAAAGGGACTTAAAGACGTTACCGGAGTTTATGTCGCCTCTGTAAATCAGTCAAGCGCAGCTGATAAAGCTGGTTTAAAAGAAGGAGATGTTATTACTCATGTAAATCAGGTTCCTGTTAACTCTTCAGCTTCATTGCAGGAGAATGTTGCAAGGTTCCGTCCGGGAGATAAAATTAAAGTGAAGTATGTGCGTGATGGAAAAGAACAAGAAGTTGATGCAGTACTTATGAATACCAAAGGAAACACTCAGCTTGTGAAGAAAGAAGATGTCACAGCTTCAACAAAAACAGTTGGAGCGAGCTTGATCGATCTTTCAAAAGAAGAAATGAAAAAGTTGGGTATTGATGGTGGAGCAAAAGTTACAAAGCTGCTTCCTGGTAAATTTAAAGATGCAGGAATTAAAGAGGGCTTTATCATTACTTCATTAGATAAGCAAAAGGTAAAAAATGCTGAAGATCTGATGCACTATCTTGATAGCAATAAATCTGAAGGCACGCTGGTGGGCGGTGTCTACCCGAATGGACAAAAAGCTTATTACGCAGTTGCCTGGTAA
- a CDS encoding response regulator, with the protein MSISNEYLFQEQPISILFTEDNELNQFLISKLLSSFKDKVEFAESGYDAIEKIRKNHYDIVFMDINLPKLNGIKATQMLRNDYNLSGNQLPIIAMTAVENSNIQAFLDAGMNGYINKPFEVAELKEILAKHLGNDSKAITTNHPVIASFTFGNITNKDVLAKMISLFKKHKKEFFEQVTFYMGQSNFEAVSNTAHKMKSTADVIGIPELKDALHKLENYAKEQDREQMEKAYKKAQELFIVSEKALEQFN; encoded by the coding sequence ATGAGCATTTCAAATGAATATCTTTTTCAGGAACAGCCCATCTCCATTTTATTTACAGAGGATAATGAGTTGAATCAATTCCTTATTTCCAAATTACTATCGAGTTTTAAGGATAAAGTTGAATTTGCCGAATCAGGATATGATGCCATAGAAAAAATCCGGAAGAACCATTACGATATCGTTTTCATGGATATTAACCTTCCAAAACTTAATGGTATCAAAGCCACCCAAATGCTCCGAAATGACTATAACCTTTCCGGAAATCAGTTACCGATCATTGCAATGACAGCTGTTGAAAACAGCAATATACAGGCGTTTCTGGATGCCGGCATGAATGGATATATCAATAAGCCATTTGAAGTAGCAGAATTGAAGGAAATTCTTGCAAAACACCTTGGAAATGATTCTAAAGCTATCACAACCAATCATCCAGTTATTGCTTCCTTTACATTTGGGAACATTACCAACAAAGATGTTTTGGCCAAAATGATTTCCCTATTCAAAAAACATAAGAAAGAGTTTTTTGAACAAGTGACATTTTACATGGGCCAATCTAATTTTGAAGCAGTTTCCAATACTGCACATAAAATGAAATCAACTGCAGATGTAATCGGAATACCGGAGCTTAAAGATGCTTTACACAAGCTGGAAAACTATGCAAAAGAGCAGGACAGAGAGCAAATGGAAAAAGCCTATAAAAAAGCTCAAGAGCTTTTCATTGTTTCGGAAAAAGCTCTTGAGCAGTTCAATTAA
- a CDS encoding Hsp20/alpha crystallin family protein, with the protein MTLLVKENREKDFTPKSFSDFIDSFFNEASAIQSNQAKYFSPKADILEAEKEFQIQLALPGLKKEDIKVDFHDKRLTVSGERKAEFKEQGKKVHALGTAYGQFHRSFVLPDEISHESIQAEFKDGILFITIPKAAKVEKKSVIEVK; encoded by the coding sequence ATGACACTATTAGTAAAAGAAAACAGAGAAAAAGATTTCACTCCAAAATCATTTTCAGATTTTATCGATAGCTTTTTCAATGAGGCATCGGCTATACAGAGTAATCAGGCAAAGTATTTCTCACCTAAAGCTGATATACTAGAAGCGGAGAAAGAATTTCAGATTCAGCTGGCATTACCAGGACTTAAAAAAGAAGATATCAAAGTTGATTTTCATGATAAAAGACTAACGGTAAGCGGGGAGAGAAAAGCTGAATTTAAAGAGCAGGGGAAAAAAGTACACGCTTTAGGCACTGCCTATGGGCAATTCCACAGATCATTTGTATTGCCAGATGAAATTTCTCATGAGAGTATTCAGGCCGAGTTTAAAGATGGAATTTTATTCATTACAATTCCAAAGGCTGCAAAAGTTGAAAAGAAATCAGTGATTGAGGTGAAATAA
- a CDS encoding response regulator has product MEEIKINITLVEDNELYALFLEHKIKDLLNCNFKIYNNSEELINNLEFEKNTDIFILDYNLPGLKGLDTLRILRDRLPDAEIIILSNQSDIQVAIDLIKSGAFDYVIKNNDSVERILNAISKAQEFRFLRSENITLKLKINKYKSISTIVAIIFIIFFSIILFLR; this is encoded by the coding sequence ATGGAGGAGATAAAAATCAATATAACTTTAGTTGAGGACAACGAACTATATGCTTTATTCCTTGAACATAAGATAAAAGACCTATTAAATTGTAATTTTAAAATATACAATAACTCAGAAGAACTCATTAATAATCTGGAGTTTGAAAAAAACACCGATATTTTTATTCTTGACTATAACCTTCCGGGATTAAAAGGTTTGGATACGTTGAGAATTTTGAGAGACCGATTACCTGATGCAGAAATAATAATTCTTTCAAATCAATCGGACATTCAGGTTGCAATAGATCTGATAAAATCGGGTGCATTTGACTATGTTATTAAAAACAATGATTCGGTAGAGCGTATTTTAAATGCTATCAGCAAAGCTCAGGAATTTCGTTTCCTGCGTTCAGAAAATATTACCCTAAAACTTAAAATCAATAAGTATAAAAGTATAAGCACAATTGTCGCGATAATTTTTATTATCTTTTTTTCAATAATACTTTTCCTGAGATAA
- a CDS encoding glycoside hydrolase family 3 N-terminal domain-containing protein, whose amino-acid sequence MYSRYLLVSFLILCGALFLSWNNPKKTPKRLMNQDAWVDSIMNSMTPQQRIGHLFMVAAYSNKGDKHVQEIEELITKYGIGGLIFFQGGPVRQAILTNRYQSLSKVPLFIAMDAEWGLGMRLDSVISFPKQMTLGAIADDKYIYKMGKEVARQCRRLGVHVNFAPCVDVNSNPNNPVIGMRSFGEDKVNVSNKGIAYMKGMQDNFVLTTAKHFPGHGDTESDSHHTLPVINHGIQRLTDVEMYPFRQLIKDSVMGVLVGHIHVPALDNTPNRATTLSPHVVTDILKNDLGFKGLIFTDALNMKGVSSFYKPGEVDVHALLSGNDVLLFPENVPVAIGKIEKAIENKQLSQEDVDQKVRKILKAKYWAGLDHIAPVVLKNLHDDLNSTAAKAVQQELYEKAMTVVFNDDQLIPLKYPDTTSIASVSIGREKGNTFQEMLSKYANVAHFAVANKNSDEAVYDAVLNELKKFEVVIVGVQNTNIFNNKDYGVSENSRKFIKKLQATTKTIVCVFGNPYSLKFFPTSPNLLCAYEDNEVTYKVVPQVIFGGVQATGRTPVSIGEEIAINSGYDTNPFVKRLRYAYPENAGMDGMTLRQIDSIALKAIADKATPGCQVIAVKNGTVVFEKAYGHLTYDKKEPVTNNTLYDIASVSKVAGTLQAVMFLQERELIDLDKKASFYLPELKNTNKEDLVIRDILTHQAGLIPFLPHWKRTLDTTGFNKCYYRPEKNDTFCRMVIPGLYCINTIEDSLWKWTIESDMLPKPILKKNKKGKVEKRSEKNAYVYSDLGFYIMKRVAEKVLDQSLDEFLRQNFFDPLGLNTLTYCPLGKFPLNQIAPTEDDKYFRKAQIRGTVHDQGAALLGGVGGHAGMFSDANDLAVLMQMNLQKGFYGGSRYFLPKTVPLFSEKQFEDNRRGLGWDKPEPDGNGPTSDYASPNTFGHTGFTGTAVWADPDQELVYVFLSNRVFPDAGNQKLIKGGIRTKIQDVLYKAILNYNTDKRITLK is encoded by the coding sequence ATGTATAGCAGGTATTTATTGGTTTCGTTTCTTATTCTTTGTGGGGCTCTTTTTCTTTCGTGGAATAATCCAAAAAAGACGCCTAAAAGGCTAATGAATCAGGATGCGTGGGTGGATAGCATCATGAACTCAATGACTCCTCAGCAGAGGATCGGGCATCTATTTATGGTGGCTGCATACTCCAATAAAGGGGATAAGCATGTTCAGGAAATTGAAGAACTTATCACAAAATATGGCATTGGCGGACTGATTTTTTTCCAGGGTGGTCCCGTTCGCCAGGCAATTCTCACAAACAGATATCAATCTCTTTCCAAAGTCCCTTTGTTTATTGCCATGGATGCAGAGTGGGGACTAGGCATGCGGCTTGATAGTGTTATCAGTTTTCCCAAACAGATGACTCTTGGAGCAATTGCTGATGATAAATACATTTACAAAATGGGTAAAGAGGTTGCACGTCAATGCAGAAGACTTGGGGTGCATGTTAATTTCGCTCCTTGTGTGGACGTAAACAGCAATCCTAACAATCCTGTGATTGGAATGCGATCTTTTGGAGAAGATAAAGTAAATGTTTCCAATAAAGGAATAGCTTACATGAAAGGGATGCAGGATAATTTTGTACTGACAACCGCCAAGCATTTTCCCGGTCATGGTGATACTGAGTCTGACTCCCATCACACTTTGCCAGTCATCAATCATGGAATTCAGCGACTGACAGATGTTGAAATGTATCCTTTCCGTCAGCTTATAAAAGATAGTGTAATGGGAGTCCTTGTAGGCCATATCCATGTGCCGGCATTGGACAATACTCCCAACAGGGCTACAACACTTTCGCCTCACGTTGTTACAGACATTCTGAAAAATGATCTTGGGTTTAAAGGACTTATTTTTACTGATGCGCTGAATATGAAAGGCGTTAGCAGTTTTTATAAGCCCGGAGAGGTTGATGTGCATGCTTTGCTTTCAGGTAATGATGTCTTGTTGTTTCCTGAAAATGTTCCTGTCGCAATTGGCAAAATTGAAAAAGCAATTGAAAACAAGCAACTGTCTCAAGAGGATGTAGATCAAAAAGTAAGAAAAATATTAAAAGCGAAATACTGGGCGGGCCTGGACCACATCGCTCCTGTGGTATTAAAAAACCTACACGACGATCTTAACAGCACTGCTGCAAAAGCCGTTCAGCAGGAGTTGTATGAAAAAGCAATGACAGTTGTTTTTAATGATGATCAGCTGATACCTTTAAAATATCCGGATACTACCTCAATAGCTTCAGTTTCTATTGGCAGAGAAAAAGGAAATACCTTCCAGGAAATGTTGAGCAAATATGCCAATGTAGCCCATTTCGCTGTTGCCAATAAAAATTCAGATGAAGCTGTCTATGATGCAGTTCTAAATGAACTGAAGAAGTTTGAAGTAGTAATTGTCGGAGTTCAGAATACTAATATCTTCAATAATAAGGATTATGGGGTAAGCGAAAACTCGAGAAAATTTATTAAAAAACTGCAGGCGACAACAAAGACTATTGTCTGTGTATTTGGCAATCCTTATAGTCTGAAATTTTTCCCGACAAGTCCTAATCTTTTATGCGCCTATGAAGATAACGAGGTGACTTATAAAGTTGTACCGCAAGTGATTTTCGGTGGTGTACAAGCAACAGGTCGTACACCGGTCTCTATAGGTGAGGAGATTGCAATCAATTCAGGATATGATACTAACCCGTTTGTAAAAAGACTGCGTTATGCTTATCCGGAAAATGCCGGCATGGACGGGATGACATTGAGACAAATAGATTCGATTGCTTTAAAAGCTATTGCAGATAAAGCTACTCCGGGTTGTCAGGTGATTGCAGTGAAAAACGGAACGGTAGTATTTGAAAAGGCTTATGGACATCTTACTTATGATAAGAAAGAGCCTGTGACCAACAATACTCTTTATGATATAGCTTCCGTTTCAAAAGTAGCCGGAACTCTTCAGGCTGTTATGTTTCTTCAGGAAAGAGAATTAATTGATCTTGATAAAAAGGCTTCTTTTTATCTTCCCGAATTAAAAAATACCAATAAAGAAGATCTGGTTATCAGAGATATACTTACACATCAGGCTGGTTTGATCCCATTCCTTCCTCACTGGAAGCGTACACTTGACACCACAGGTTTTAACAAATGCTATTACAGGCCTGAAAAGAATGATACTTTCTGCAGAATGGTTATTCCGGGATTGTATTGTATCAATACAATCGAAGATTCATTGTGGAAATGGACTATCGAATCTGATATGCTTCCTAAGCCAATTCTTAAAAAAAATAAGAAAGGAAAGGTTGAAAAGCGTTCTGAAAAAAATGCCTATGTATATAGCGACCTTGGCTTTTATATCATGAAGCGCGTTGCCGAAAAAGTATTGGACCAATCACTTGATGAATTCCTCAGACAAAATTTCTTTGATCCTCTTGGCCTGAATACATTGACTTATTGCCCATTAGGAAAATTCCCCTTAAATCAGATTGCTCCGACAGAAGATGATAAGTATTTCAGAAAAGCTCAGATACGAGGAACAGTACATGATCAGGGAGCTGCGTTACTTGGAGGAGTTGGAGGTCATGCTGGTATGTTCAGCGATGCAAATGACCTTGCGGTACTTATGCAGATGAATCTTCAAAAAGGCTTCTACGGGGGCAGCAGATATTTTCTGCCTAAGACAGTTCCTTTATTCTCAGAAAAACAGTTCGAAGACAACAGGAGAGGTTTGGGTTGGGATAAGCCAGAACCAGACGGAAACGGACCAACTTCAGATTATGCTTCTCCAAACACCTTCGGACATACAGGTTTTACCGGTACTGCAGTGTGGGCAGATCCCGACCAGGAACTGGTTTATGTTTTCCTTTCAAACAGAGTTTTTCCGGATGCGGGAAATCAAAAGCTTATTAAAGGAGGCATAAGGACTAAGATTCAGGATGTATTGTATAAAGCAATATTAAATTATAATACAGATAAAAGAATAACGCTGAAGTAA
- the bshA gene encoding N-acetyl-alpha-D-glucosaminyl L-malate synthase BshA, translating into MKIGIVCYPTFGGSGVVATELGIALAKEGHQIHFITYTQPLRLDFFNENLFYHEVAISSYPLFQYPPYELALASKMVDVVLHEKLDLLHVHYAIPHASAAYMAKQILKTKGIVIPVVTTLHGTDITLVGKDASYEPVVTFSINESDGVTAVSADLKKDTYKHFEVTKDIEVIPNFIDLNRFKKQKKEHFKLAICPHGEQLLVHTSNFRAVKRVDDVVRVFDKLRKLIPVKLLLVGDGPERIKIENLCRELKTCSDIRFLGKLDAVEEVLSVADLFIMPSEKESFGLAALEAMACEVPVLSSDTGGIPELNINGKTGFMSKVGDIDDMVEKAMIILSPENHQTFRQNALERAKEFDVVNILPLYESFYQRILTNVRETLKV; encoded by the coding sequence ATGAAGATTGGAATAGTTTGTTACCCTACCTTTGGAGGTAGCGGCGTTGTTGCGACAGAGCTCGGAATAGCTCTGGCAAAAGAAGGTCACCAGATTCACTTTATTACTTATACCCAACCACTAAGGCTGGATTTTTTCAACGAAAATCTTTTCTATCACGAAGTAGCAATTTCTTCTTATCCTCTGTTTCAGTATCCTCCTTATGAGCTTGCGCTTGCGAGTAAAATGGTGGATGTTGTTCTGCATGAGAAGCTTGACTTATTGCATGTGCATTATGCAATACCTCATGCTTCTGCTGCATATATGGCAAAGCAGATATTGAAGACCAAAGGAATAGTCATTCCGGTTGTTACCACACTACACGGTACAGATATCACATTAGTAGGGAAAGATGCTTCATATGAACCTGTTGTAACCTTCAGTATAAATGAATCTGACGGTGTTACAGCAGTGAGTGCTGATTTGAAGAAAGATACTTACAAACACTTTGAGGTTACTAAAGACATAGAAGTAATTCCCAACTTCATTGACCTTAACAGATTTAAAAAGCAGAAGAAGGAACATTTTAAGTTAGCTATCTGCCCGCACGGCGAGCAACTTTTGGTTCATACTTCTAACTTTAGAGCGGTGAAAAGAGTTGATGATGTAGTGAGGGTCTTTGACAAATTACGTAAGCTGATTCCGGTAAAACTCCTCCTTGTAGGTGATGGTCCTGAAAGAATTAAAATTGAAAACCTTTGCAGGGAACTGAAGACATGTTCCGATATAAGGTTTTTAGGAAAGCTTGATGCTGTTGAAGAAGTACTTTCTGTAGCTGATTTATTTATCATGCCTTCAGAAAAGGAAAGCTTCGGACTTGCAGCTCTTGAAGCAATGGCATGTGAAGTGCCAGTGTTAAGCTCTGATACCGGCGGTATTCCTGAATTGAATATCAATGGGAAAACAGGATTTATGTCTAAAGTAGGTGATATTGATGACATGGTCGAAAAAGCCATGATTATCTTAAGCCCCGAGAATCATCAGACATTCAGACAAAACGCTCTGGAAAGAGCTAAGGAATTTGACGTGGTAAATATTCTGCCGTTGTATGAAAGTTTCTATCAAAGAATTCTTACAAATGTTCGTGAAACTTTAAAAGTGTAA
- a CDS encoding cation-translocating P-type ATPase translates to MTFKESKEEVVERLKTNSLNGLTQQEAKNRLHLNGYNEFEEQKKETLLQKSFHHLTEITSIILMIAAAIAGYVAVTQGSGWAKVFVILSIVIINVVVAVYQESKSEAALEALKRLNTNTTTVIRDGKKSRIKANELVSGDIAEFNSGDIITADCQLLETNSLQVDEASLTGESEPVLKNENFRSQDNSPIGDRFDWVFSGTLVTNGRGRAVVVKTAMNTEMGNIAKLLNETEKLKTPLQIKLAQLSKRLSLIALLAAIAVFLIGIFIHNHSTPDMLLIGISLGVAAVPETLPIIVTMILSRGVFNMVKKNTIIRKIPAIETIGNTSVICSDKTGTLTQNKMKIQQIWIESGEPTYSTEEFSEEEMKTLVLLTVCSNATIEVDEEQNEKVVGDPTELAIIRLLHKKGLTRVEAEREFPRVEELPFDSKRKLMTTLHLLENGNHLVVTKGAFDRIPVNWKTEEQRIKALAIHDEFASKALRVIAIATKKLSAYPEVINEETLETNLEFLGLIGMIDPPREESKEAVKQAKDAGIKTVMITGDHKLTAQAIAKEIGILEDEKSELVVTGLELSKMSDDELKEKIKNISVYARVSPQDKIRIVQAWQSKGEVVAMTGDGVNDAPALKAADVGVAMGITGTEVSKNASDMIITDDNFATIVSAIKEGRTSFDNIRKTIYFLLSVNFAQIFIMLAGVTLGWGAPLTAVQILMVNVIADGIPGFFLSFEKSERGVMKRLPLRKDSGVFADGLGFKIFQRSLNFVIIVLLGFFLGANAPEIGSRELGVSMAFIVMSISSALNIFNIRSKDSILVTGLLENKKLFLGTLTSVFLTVLIMFVPILRQTFEVIPLNRFQWFIVTILGISPILVNEIQKFIESRYKIG, encoded by the coding sequence ATGACATTTAAAGAATCAAAAGAAGAAGTAGTGGAACGGTTGAAAACCAATTCTCTTAATGGTTTAACTCAACAAGAAGCTAAAAATAGATTACATCTGAATGGATACAATGAATTTGAAGAACAGAAGAAAGAAACGCTTCTCCAGAAATCTTTTCACCATTTGACCGAAATCACTTCAATCATTTTGATGATAGCTGCTGCCATTGCAGGATACGTAGCTGTAACTCAAGGCAGCGGTTGGGCTAAAGTATTTGTGATTCTTTCTATAGTTATTATAAATGTAGTCGTAGCAGTATATCAAGAGAGTAAATCAGAGGCAGCTCTAGAGGCTCTTAAACGACTTAATACAAATACTACAACTGTCATAAGAGATGGAAAGAAGTCCAGAATTAAAGCAAATGAGCTCGTATCAGGTGATATTGCAGAATTTAACAGTGGAGATATTATCACAGCTGATTGTCAGCTTTTGGAGACGAATTCTCTTCAAGTTGACGAAGCATCTTTGACTGGAGAATCTGAGCCTGTTCTTAAAAATGAAAATTTCCGTTCTCAGGATAATTCCCCCATTGGTGATCGATTTGATTGGGTGTTCTCTGGAACTCTTGTAACGAATGGTAGAGGAAGGGCTGTAGTAGTCAAAACTGCAATGAATACTGAAATGGGTAATATTGCTAAGCTATTGAATGAGACAGAGAAATTGAAAACTCCTCTTCAAATCAAGCTAGCACAGTTATCTAAAAGATTATCTTTAATTGCCTTATTAGCAGCTATAGCAGTATTCTTAATTGGCATTTTCATCCACAACCATTCTACTCCGGATATGCTATTAATCGGTATCTCTTTAGGTGTGGCTGCAGTACCAGAGACCCTTCCGATTATTGTTACTATGATTCTTTCTCGCGGGGTCTTCAACATGGTGAAGAAGAATACCATCATCAGAAAAATTCCTGCGATTGAAACCATTGGAAATACTTCTGTTATTTGTTCTGACAAAACCGGGACTTTGACACAAAACAAAATGAAAATTCAACAGATTTGGATTGAATCAGGTGAACCTACCTATTCCACTGAAGAATTTTCAGAAGAAGAAATGAAGACGTTAGTGTTACTGACAGTCTGCTCGAATGCTACCATAGAAGTAGATGAAGAACAAAACGAGAAAGTAGTAGGTGACCCGACGGAGTTAGCCATTATCAGATTATTACATAAAAAAGGTTTAACAAGAGTAGAAGCTGAACGGGAATTTCCCAGAGTTGAAGAATTACCATTCGATTCAAAAAGAAAACTAATGACGACTCTGCATCTTCTGGAAAATGGTAATCACCTGGTAGTAACAAAAGGAGCATTTGACAGGATCCCGGTGAATTGGAAAACTGAAGAGCAAAGAATTAAAGCCCTGGCAATCCATGATGAATTCGCTTCAAAAGCTTTGAGAGTTATTGCTATTGCTACGAAAAAATTATCCGCTTATCCAGAAGTAATTAACGAAGAAACCTTGGAGACTAATTTAGAATTTCTCGGATTAATCGGAATGATTGACCCACCGAGGGAAGAATCCAAAGAAGCAGTAAAACAAGCAAAAGACGCGGGAATTAAGACGGTCATGATTACAGGTGATCATAAGCTCACGGCTCAGGCAATCGCCAAAGAAATCGGAATCTTAGAAGATGAAAAATCTGAATTAGTAGTCACTGGTCTGGAACTATCTAAGATGAGTGATGATGAACTGAAAGAGAAAATCAAAAATATATCAGTTTATGCTCGTGTATCTCCTCAGGATAAAATTCGAATCGTACAGGCGTGGCAATCAAAAGGAGAAGTTGTAGCAATGACTGGAGATGGAGTGAATGATGCCCCGGCTCTGAAAGCTGCAGATGTTGGAGTGGCAATGGGTATAACAGGAACAGAGGTTTCTAAAAATGCTTCTGATATGATTATTACAGACGACAATTTTGCTACCATTGTCAGCGCAATCAAAGAAGGACGTACTTCTTTCGACAATATCAGGAAAACAATTTATTTCCTGTTGTCTGTAAATTTTGCTCAAATCTTTATAATGCTGGCTGGAGTCACATTAGGTTGGGGTGCACCACTAACGGCTGTCCAAATCCTGATGGTTAATGTAATAGCAGATGGTATACCAGGATTCTTCCTTTCATTTGAAAAATCAGAAAGAGGGGTCATGAAAAGACTTCCTTTGAGAAAAGATTCCGGTGTTTTCGCTGATGGATTGGGATTCAAAATTTTCCAACGTTCTTTAAATTTTGTAATTATTGTCCTACTAGGATTCTTCTTAGGTGCAAATGCTCCTGAAATCGGGTCCAGAGAATTAGGAGTCTCTATGGCTTTTATTGTCATGTCTATATCTTCCGCTTTAAATATCTTCAATATCAGAAGCAAAGATTCTATTCTGGTAACTGGTTTACTTGAAAACAAAAAATTGTTTCTGGGAACATTAACATCGGTCTTTCTTACTGTTTTAATAATGTTCGTTCCGATATTAAGACAAACATTTGAAGTAATTCCTTTGAATAGATTTCAATGGTTCATTGTAACAATTCTCGGAATCAGCCCCATCCTGGTAAATGAAATCCAAAAATTTATAGAGTCCAGATATAAAATCGGATAG